One genomic segment of Virgibacillus doumboii includes these proteins:
- a CDS encoding thioredoxin family protein has protein sequence MELNEWYEKALTPDEYIESMEKHKADLLHIYDNFTVPEDTKFFKKLARKNLRVIVLTEDWCGDAMLNIPILLRLAEQANIPVKMLLRDQNLELMDQYLTNGKSRSIPIFIFIEETGNEVEKGGQRAKAIQNFVDEPRHKLPSKESDNFEEKSKEMYLFMTKSFRDNTDFWNEVYNSLKKVLEKA, from the coding sequence ATGGAGCTTAATGAATGGTATGAGAAAGCATTGACACCTGATGAATATATCGAATCAATGGAAAAACATAAAGCAGATTTACTACATATTTATGATAACTTTACAGTTCCTGAAGACACAAAGTTCTTTAAAAAACTGGCCCGGAAAAACTTGCGTGTTATTGTTTTGACTGAGGATTGGTGTGGCGATGCAATGCTGAATATCCCGATTCTGCTTCGCCTGGCTGAACAGGCAAACATTCCGGTAAAAATGCTTTTACGGGACCAGAATCTGGAATTAATGGACCAATACTTAACAAACGGAAAATCCCGTTCCATTCCTATCTTTATTTTCATTGAAGAAACCGGAAATGAAGTTGAAAAAGGGGGGCAAAGAGCTAAAGCAATTCAGAATTTTGTGGATGAGCCCCGCCATAAACTCCCATCAAAGGAATCGGATAACTTTGAAGAAAAATCCAAGGAAATGTATCTTTTCATGACCAAATCATTCCGTGACAATACTGATTTTTGGAATGAAGTATACAACAGTCTTAAAAAGGTTTTGGAAAAAGCGTAA
- a CDS encoding M20/M25/M40 family metallo-hydrolase, producing MEQANRDFLLELLHTPSPSSNEMEIQKKWINYVMDFADEIRTDNAGNAIGILNPDAPFKVLLAGHCDEIALVINRIDDKGFLHFDKMGGINPKAAVGMKVTVLGYNNRVTGVIGVNAQHHGGLKNDFDLGDLFIDCGYKTKDEAEKYVQIGDLAVYKTEPEILSDRYIAGRGLDNRTGAFIVAEVLKRLSKKGCNVGVYAASTVNEETNMGGAYFAAAGIEPTMALACDVTFATDYPGVDKNKHGDVTLEGGPVLAKGAPINIKINKLLEKTARNLQMDVQYELTPRMTGTDADKMRTTGRGVPVSLVSLPLRYMHSPVETSSLQDIDEEIELLVTMIAELTGEESLNPLED from the coding sequence ATGGAACAGGCAAACAGAGATTTTCTGCTCGAATTGTTACATACTCCGTCACCGTCAAGCAATGAGATGGAAATTCAAAAAAAATGGATTAACTATGTAATGGATTTTGCTGACGAAATCAGAACAGATAATGCCGGGAATGCTATTGGAATCCTGAATCCTGATGCACCTTTTAAAGTATTGCTTGCAGGTCACTGTGATGAAATAGCACTGGTCATTAACAGAATTGATGATAAAGGCTTTCTGCATTTTGATAAAATGGGCGGGATTAATCCAAAAGCAGCTGTTGGCATGAAGGTTACAGTGCTCGGCTATAACAATAGAGTCACAGGTGTTATCGGTGTGAATGCACAACACCATGGCGGTTTGAAAAATGATTTTGACCTGGGTGATCTGTTTATTGATTGTGGCTATAAAACAAAAGACGAAGCTGAAAAATATGTCCAAATTGGAGACTTGGCTGTTTATAAAACGGAACCTGAAATCCTGTCAGATCGTTACATTGCCGGCCGTGGGCTGGATAATCGTACTGGAGCTTTCATTGTTGCTGAAGTTCTGAAACGGTTGTCCAAAAAAGGATGCAATGTTGGTGTTTATGCAGCAAGCACGGTAAATGAAGAAACAAATATGGGTGGTGCTTATTTTGCTGCAGCGGGAATTGAACCGACGATGGCGCTCGCCTGTGATGTTACATTTGCAACAGATTATCCCGGGGTAGACAAAAATAAGCATGGTGATGTCACGCTTGAAGGAGGCCCGGTTTTAGCAAAGGGAGCACCAATTAATATAAAAATCAATAAGTTGCTGGAAAAAACTGCAAGGAACTTACAGATGGATGTACAATATGAGCTGACACCAAGGATGACGGGAACGGATGCAGATAAAATGCGGACGACTGGACGTGGCGTTCCCGTATCGCTCGTATCATTACCACTCAGGTATATGCACTCACCGGTTGAAACATCCAGCCTGCAGGATATTGATGAAGAAATTGAACTGCTTGTAACGATGATAGCCGAACTGACCGGTGAAGAAAGTTTAAATCCACTGGAAGATTAA
- a CDS encoding S8 family peptidase: MVFSLIVPSISFAESTSKIHESAKDTQAVAKEKVSNRLMDQFKGNDKVTFLIKFKEKADSKKVAKEARKKAESANMTAKKAEFVQRSAVISELKSTSLESQQNVKQFLQQQAEKGNAEAIRSYYIVNGMAVTATKEVAEKVASFAEVDKILPNETRKLISAVTKDAETPQSEIANTEWNVERVGAPQVWEMGVDGTGTVVASIDTGVQWDHPALKEKYRGYDSATDEVSHDYNWFDATEGQSEPYDDLGHGTHTIGTMVGSESDGSNQVGVAPGAEFISVKAFTASGGTDVDLLAAAEWVLAPTDSEGNARVDMAPDIVSNSWGGGPGLDEWYRDVVINWRAANIFPVFSAGNTGLFNPGGPGSIATPANYPESFAVGATDNNDNLAGFSLEGPSPYDEIKPDISAPGVGIRSSVPGSGYEGGWNGTSMSAPAVSGVAAMLRQVDSSITVDEMEQVLMNTAIPLTDDEYPESPNNGYGHGLVNAFDAVSALQNGIGTIEGQVTKQGEDSEAPVLEHTAPAETYEGMDLELTAQVSDNISVASVELSYLDTNGEWQSIEAGRISGDYKAGEYTATIPGDQISGDSLTYKWSVSDFGENGVTSEEFVVEVKPGISTGYSEDFESDPIGWTSFGEMNSWEWGEPVSGPENAASGENVYATNLAGEYESDMNATLVMPPIDLPEGNAYLQFNQWHNLEMYDSGNAYDFAHIFVSTDRQEWTQLMEIKGDSNGWVPAEVDLSEYSGQRVYIGFNLTSDGSVTEPGWYIDDVALSDTSQSSKASLGKNKNNGKAKGKAKGNNGNNGRVANGLFNGNGLGLGLIRSNEKAGLKEKVNPDQIKPSLPKKDDPPAAEDNINPNLLPISAQVSVLESGRSVVTDPATGEYSLSHAAGTYTLKAESYGFESKEKTVTLEADGTAQANFTLDEIPQATVSGTITDEATGEPIEGATVLLVEDANVTPVESDENGNYSITGYEGTYTLKVMARDYYSKEVEVSLTEDMEQDIALEPFYTYPGGEIGYDDGTAENARAFYDAGNGWAVKMSLPEGKDSAVVTDGVFQFHGTDWPQPGGTEFAVEVWDASGPEGTPGEKIAGPVDAEAIRNLDEWTVVDLREHNIIVEEDFYMVYIQKDPNPNAPGLATDESSTNAERSYQYVGGTWSQSPASEGNYMIRARVSYEVEAPVITSPAEELITNESEITVEGTASPTTTVKLMNNGEEVGTAEVGDNGQFSIPTELTEGANEFKAVSMMNGGVTGESEAVTVTLDTMSPELNIDSPQDGDKTNRETVTVEGTVSDANLDWVKVNGRQANVADDGTYSQRILLNNGENEIEVVSQDLAGNVQSKSITIDVDFVAPTIENLTPTEDKHLEAGESVRIEFDSEPGQRATFFIHMPLTNARAGLSNATELPMMEMQDGHYVGYWTATNNVVAEGAVIEVKVVDEFGNETRKTTEGKLFINTGE; the protein is encoded by the coding sequence ATGGTTTTTTCGTTGATAGTACCCAGTATCTCATTTGCCGAGTCGACCAGTAAAATACATGAATCGGCAAAAGATACCCAGGCAGTCGCAAAGGAAAAAGTCAGTAATCGTTTGATGGATCAGTTTAAGGGCAATGACAAAGTGACTTTTTTAATTAAGTTCAAAGAAAAAGCAGATTCGAAAAAAGTTGCTAAAGAAGCAAGAAAAAAAGCAGAATCTGCAAATATGACAGCGAAAAAAGCTGAATTTGTTCAACGTTCTGCTGTAATATCTGAACTGAAGTCAACCTCTCTTGAATCACAGCAAAATGTAAAACAATTTCTTCAGCAGCAAGCGGAAAAAGGGAATGCTGAAGCTATCAGATCGTATTATATTGTCAATGGCATGGCTGTAACGGCAACAAAAGAGGTTGCAGAAAAAGTGGCAAGCTTTGCTGAAGTTGACAAAATTTTACCAAATGAAACACGTAAATTAATTTCAGCTGTAACAAAAGATGCGGAAACTCCTCAATCTGAAATCGCCAACACTGAGTGGAATGTGGAGCGTGTTGGAGCACCTCAGGTATGGGAGATGGGTGTTGATGGTACTGGAACGGTTGTAGCAAGCATCGATACAGGTGTTCAATGGGATCATCCAGCCCTAAAAGAAAAATATCGTGGTTATGATTCAGCTACAGATGAAGTTAGTCATGATTACAACTGGTTTGATGCAACAGAAGGCCAGTCAGAGCCATACGATGATTTAGGTCATGGTACACACACAATCGGAACAATGGTTGGCAGTGAATCGGATGGATCCAACCAGGTTGGGGTTGCTCCTGGCGCTGAATTTATTTCAGTAAAAGCCTTTACGGCAAGTGGAGGAACGGATGTTGACCTGTTGGCAGCTGCTGAATGGGTATTAGCTCCAACAGATTCAGAAGGAAATGCTCGTGTTGATATGGCACCTGATATTGTCAGTAACTCTTGGGGTGGCGGACCTGGTCTTGACGAATGGTATCGGGACGTAGTTATCAACTGGAGAGCAGCAAATATTTTCCCAGTGTTTTCAGCAGGAAATACTGGTCTTTTCAACCCAGGCGGGCCGGGATCAATTGCAACACCAGCGAACTATCCTGAGTCATTTGCGGTTGGAGCAACTGACAATAATGATAATTTAGCCGGTTTTTCACTGGAAGGACCTTCACCATATGATGAAATTAAACCGGATATTTCAGCACCGGGTGTAGGTATACGTTCATCTGTACCGGGAAGTGGATATGAAGGTGGATGGAACGGAACATCCATGTCAGCACCAGCGGTATCAGGTGTTGCTGCCATGCTGCGCCAAGTTGACAGCAGTATAACAGTTGATGAAATGGAACAGGTATTAATGAATACGGCAATTCCATTAACCGATGACGAATATCCCGAATCTCCGAATAATGGTTATGGACATGGATTGGTAAATGCCTTTGATGCGGTTTCGGCATTACAAAACGGAATCGGAACTATTGAAGGTCAGGTGACTAAACAGGGTGAAGATAGTGAAGCACCTGTTTTGGAGCACACTGCACCAGCAGAAACATATGAAGGAATGGATCTTGAACTGACAGCACAAGTCAGCGATAACATCAGTGTGGCATCGGTTGAATTAAGCTATCTCGATACTAATGGCGAATGGCAGTCAATCGAAGCAGGACGTATTTCCGGAGATTACAAAGCCGGTGAATATACTGCAACTATTCCAGGTGACCAAATCAGCGGAGATTCACTGACATATAAATGGAGTGTCAGTGACTTTGGTGAAAATGGTGTTACCAGTGAAGAATTTGTTGTCGAAGTAAAACCTGGCATTTCAACAGGTTATTCGGAAGACTTTGAATCTGACCCTATCGGCTGGACATCGTTTGGTGAAATGAACAGCTGGGAATGGGGAGAGCCTGTTTCCGGACCAGAAAATGCCGCATCAGGTGAAAATGTTTATGCAACAAACCTTGCAGGTGAATATGAGAGTGACATGAATGCAACACTTGTCATGCCGCCAATCGATTTGCCTGAAGGAAATGCATATTTACAATTCAATCAATGGCACAACCTGGAAATGTATGACTCAGGAAACGCCTATGATTTCGCTCATATATTTGTTTCCACTGATCGTCAAGAATGGACGCAGCTGATGGAAATCAAGGGCGATTCAAATGGCTGGGTTCCTGCAGAGGTTGATTTGTCAGAATACAGCGGTCAGCGCGTCTATATCGGCTTTAACCTTACCTCTGACGGCAGTGTTACAGAACCAGGCTGGTACATTGACGATGTAGCATTATCTGATACGTCGCAAAGCAGCAAGGCCTCTTTAGGCAAAAATAAAAATAATGGAAAAGCGAAAGGAAAGGCAAAAGGTAATAACGGAAACAATGGTCGTGTTGCCAACGGACTTTTCAACGGAAATGGTTTGGGGCTCGGCTTAATTAGATCAAATGAAAAAGCCGGACTGAAAGAAAAGGTAAACCCGGATCAAATTAAACCGAGTCTACCTAAAAAAGATGATCCTCCTGCAGCAGAGGACAATATTAATCCTAACTTATTACCGATAAGTGCGCAAGTGAGTGTTCTGGAAAGCGGCAGATCTGTAGTAACTGATCCTGCTACAGGTGAATATTCGTTAAGTCATGCTGCTGGAACATACACATTGAAAGCAGAATCTTATGGGTTTGAGTCTAAGGAAAAAACAGTAACACTTGAAGCGGATGGAACGGCACAGGCAAATTTCACGCTTGACGAAATTCCGCAAGCAACTGTCAGTGGAACAATTACTGATGAAGCTACCGGAGAACCTATCGAAGGTGCGACAGTACTTCTTGTGGAAGACGCGAACGTTACACCGGTAGAATCCGATGAAAATGGTAATTACTCCATTACGGGATATGAAGGAACGTATACGTTGAAAGTGATGGCAAGAGATTACTATAGTAAGGAAGTGGAAGTCAGCCTTACTGAAGATATGGAGCAGGATATTGCGCTTGAACCATTCTACACCTATCCTGGCGGAGAAATCGGCTATGACGATGGTACAGCTGAAAATGCCCGTGCTTTCTATGATGCAGGCAATGGCTGGGCGGTCAAAATGTCCTTGCCAGAAGGAAAAGATTCAGCTGTCGTTACTGATGGTGTATTCCAATTCCATGGTACTGACTGGCCGCAGCCGGGTGGTACAGAATTTGCGGTAGAAGTATGGGATGCATCTGGACCAGAGGGTACACCTGGTGAAAAAATTGCAGGTCCGGTTGATGCGGAAGCAATAAGAAATCTTGATGAATGGACTGTAGTTGATCTTAGAGAACACAACATTATTGTTGAAGAAGATTTTTATATGGTCTATATTCAGAAAGATCCAAATCCAAACGCACCGGGCTTGGCAACAGATGAAAGCAGTACAAATGCTGAGCGCAGCTATCAGTATGTAGGCGGTACCTGGTCACAGTCTCCGGCTTCTGAAGGTAACTATATGATCCGTGCCCGTGTTAGTTATGAGGTTGAAGCACCGGTCATCACTTCACCGGCTGAGGAACTGATAACCAACGAATCAGAAATAACAGTTGAAGGAACTGCTTCTCCAACAACAACTGTTAAATTGATGAATAATGGTGAGGAAGTCGGTACTGCCGAAGTTGGCGATAATGGACAATTCTCTATTCCAACTGAACTTACAGAAGGAGCTAATGAATTCAAGGCCGTATCCATGATGAATGGCGGCGTAACAGGTGAATCAGAAGCTGTAACTGTAACATTGGATACGATGAGTCCGGAATTAAACATTGACAGCCCTCAGGACGGGGATAAAACAAACCGGGAAACAGTTACTGTTGAAGGGACTGTCTCGGATGCTAACCTTGACTGGGTTAAAGTGAACGGTCGTCAGGCAAATGTAGCGGACGACGGAACGTATTCACAACGAATTCTGCTGAATAATGGGGAAAATGAAATCGAAGTCGTTTCCCAGGATCTGGCAGGAAATGTTCAATCGAAGTCCATCACAATTGATGTTGACTTTGTGGCACCAACAATTGAGAATCTGACGCCTACTGAGGATAAACACCTTGAAGCAGGCGAAAGTGTCCGAATCGAATTTGATAGTGAGCCTGGACAAAGGGCGACATTCTTTATCCATATGCCACTAACAAATGCTCGTGCAGGACTATCCAATGCAACAGAGCTTCCAATGATGGAGATGCAAGATGGTCATTACGTCGGTTATTGGACAGCTACCAATAATGTTGTTGCAGAGGGTGCCGTTATCGAGGTCAAAGTGGTTGATGAATTCGGTAATGAAACACGCAAGACGACAGAAGGAAAATTATTTATCAATACTGGTGAATAA
- a CDS encoding ECF transporter S component produces MHSTNMQSSKLLKLIILALMGTISLLLFFLNFPLPFLPPYLKIDFSEVPAIIAALIFSPMAGVLVEAIKNILYLVVSGAGDPIGVTANFLAGVMFIVPVAVLYHKYKGVKSIISGLVTGTVIMAIGMSVLNYLIILPAYAWFMGWEDMGPQAKWAAVSLGVLPFNIIKGIIVGMLFVPLFVKMRTWIEQKQAKLT; encoded by the coding sequence ATGCATTCAACAAATATGCAATCATCAAAACTATTAAAACTTATTATTCTGGCACTTATGGGGACTATTTCACTGCTGCTATTTTTCCTGAATTTCCCATTACCGTTTTTACCGCCGTACCTGAAAATTGATTTCAGTGAAGTCCCGGCAATAATAGCTGCGCTGATTTTTTCGCCGATGGCTGGAGTCCTTGTAGAAGCAATAAAAAACATTTTATATTTAGTTGTTTCAGGTGCTGGTGATCCAATCGGTGTTACTGCAAACTTCCTTGCTGGTGTCATGTTTATTGTTCCGGTTGCTGTGCTTTATCATAAATATAAAGGTGTCAAAAGCATCATTTCCGGATTGGTAACAGGAACAGTTATTATGGCGATTGGAATGAGTGTGCTGAATTATCTTATCATCCTGCCGGCATATGCATGGTTCATGGGCTGGGAAGATATGGGACCACAAGCAAAATGGGCTGCAGTTTCACTTGGTGTACTGCCATTTAATATAATAAAAGGAATCATTGTAGGAATGCTGTTTGTTCCGTTGTTTGTCAAAATGCGGACATGGATAGAGCAGAAACAAGCGAAATTAACTTAA
- a CDS encoding hotdog fold thioesterase, producing the protein MELKNTLMESLGIEVSSLEKNSIIMTMPVDHRTHQPAGFLHGGANVALAETAASVGAYLHVDPEQYNVFGIEINANHVKSKREGTVTAKATPIHVGRTTMVWEINIVDEEENLICISRCTIGVVPKKS; encoded by the coding sequence ATGGAACTGAAGAACACACTAATGGAGTCACTTGGAATCGAAGTGTCATCCCTCGAGAAAAATTCGATTATCATGACCATGCCAGTTGATCATCGGACACATCAGCCAGCAGGTTTCCTGCATGGAGGTGCAAATGTTGCCTTAGCTGAAACCGCTGCAAGTGTTGGCGCATACCTGCATGTTGATCCTGAACAATATAATGTGTTCGGAATTGAAATTAATGCCAACCATGTCAAAAGCAAGCGGGAAGGTACCGTTACAGCAAAAGCAACACCAATTCATGTTGGCAGAACAACCATGGTCTGGGAAATCAATATTGTTGACGAGGAAGAAAATCTGATTTGTATCTCACGATGCACCATTGGAGTCGTTCCGAAAAAATCATAA
- a CDS encoding 1,4-dihydroxy-2-naphthoate polyprenyltransferase: protein MPSTNQSIKQTLNEQSGFHIWWRLLRPHTLTASFVPVFVGTMLALNDSGINIFLFLGMLLASMLIQAATNMFNEYYDFVRGLDNEESVGIGGTIVRDGISPKTVLRLALVFFGIAILLGVYICIESSWWIAVIGLVCMLFGYLYTGGPVPIAYTPLGEICSGFLMGTVIIGISYYIQTLSITSSVIWISIPIAIFIGAIMMSNNIRDLDGDKENGRKTIAILLGRKNAVRLLAFLFIIAFGLTASFIIAGMLTIWSVITFLSVFKAAEVIKKFRGKSKPIEMLPAMVATGKTNTFYGFLLGISLLIGNFF from the coding sequence ATGCCTTCTACAAATCAATCAATAAAACAGACCCTTAATGAGCAAAGTGGTTTTCATATATGGTGGCGTCTATTGCGGCCGCATACCCTGACAGCATCTTTTGTTCCTGTATTTGTCGGAACAATGCTGGCACTCAATGATAGTGGAATAAATATATTTCTGTTTTTAGGAATGCTGCTCGCGTCCATGTTAATTCAAGCCGCTACAAATATGTTTAATGAGTATTATGACTTTGTACGCGGATTGGATAATGAGGAATCGGTTGGTATCGGAGGAACTATTGTGCGTGACGGTATTTCACCAAAAACCGTGCTGCGACTGGCATTGGTATTTTTCGGCATTGCTATTTTGCTTGGTGTTTATATTTGTATCGAATCAAGCTGGTGGATTGCTGTTATCGGGTTAGTCTGCATGCTTTTTGGTTACTTATATACTGGCGGCCCCGTCCCAATCGCATATACACCTTTGGGTGAAATCTGTTCAGGTTTTTTAATGGGCACGGTAATCATCGGTATCAGTTATTATATCCAAACATTAAGTATTACAAGCTCTGTTATCTGGATTTCAATTCCCATAGCTATTTTTATCGGTGCAATCATGATGTCTAATAATATAAGGGATTTGGACGGGGATAAAGAAAACGGGCGTAAAACCATCGCAATTCTTCTGGGTAGAAAAAATGCCGTCCGGTTGCTTGCTTTCTTATTTATTATTGCATTTGGATTAACAGCATCTTTCATTATTGCCGGCATGCTTACAATTTGGTCTGTCATTACATTCTTAAGTGTATTCAAAGCAGCTGAGGTTATCAAAAAGTTTCGTGGAAAATCAAAGCCGATTGAAATGCTTCCGGCAATGGTCGCTACCGGTAAAACAAATACATTTTATGGATTTTTACTCGGCATTTCATTACTGATCGGTAATTTTTTCTAG
- a CDS encoding isochorismate synthase, protein MIEIKEELLESLLDDAISQAKLTNKTKLISITKKIKKLEPLHFFESAKDLSMDRTFWTNTSETFYLVGAGSACHISAGDDRFQETERQWKKLHEAAIIHNPYKFPGTGLLAMGGMSFDPSIRKSDLWNKFEPSSFTIPKFMLTINREGYFLTTNVQVNQHDHPVQIADGIKKHEEILLSNSNNPSKGARIHSRQEIAPEQWKDTVVRATEEIKQNEADKIVLAREMRLKFTDDATVSTILNKLISTQANSYVFAFERDGDCFVGASPERLVKLKNKQLLSTCLAGTAPRGVSIEEDKQIADTLLHDEKNRSEHEFVVKMIKSAMERYCKDIEIPGEPIIYPLKNLQHLYTPVTATLKSGYSIFDIIEQLHPTPALGGVPREKSLAFIREHERLDRGWYGAPIGWLDSNQHGEFAVAIRSGLIQGDEASLFAGCGVVRDSDPEAEYEETNIKFLPMLSVLGGYQ, encoded by the coding sequence ATGATTGAAATCAAAGAAGAACTGCTTGAGTCGCTGCTTGATGATGCGATTAGCCAAGCAAAACTGACTAATAAAACGAAACTGATCAGTATAACAAAAAAGATAAAAAAATTAGAACCGCTTCATTTTTTTGAATCAGCAAAGGATCTGTCGATGGATCGCACTTTTTGGACAAACACATCCGAGACGTTTTATCTTGTCGGTGCAGGAAGTGCATGTCACATAAGTGCCGGCGATGATCGTTTTCAAGAGACAGAGAGGCAATGGAAAAAATTGCATGAAGCAGCAATTATTCACAACCCGTATAAGTTTCCTGGGACAGGCCTGCTGGCAATGGGCGGTATGTCATTTGATCCAAGCATTCGCAAATCAGATCTATGGAATAAATTTGAGCCTAGTTCGTTCACGATTCCGAAGTTTATGTTAACCATTAATCGTGAAGGTTATTTTTTAACTACAAATGTACAGGTGAATCAGCATGACCATCCGGTTCAAATTGCTGATGGAATTAAAAAACATGAGGAAATACTGCTATCAAATTCAAACAATCCGTCAAAAGGAGCGCGAATCCATTCGCGTCAAGAGATTGCGCCGGAGCAATGGAAGGATACAGTTGTACGTGCCACTGAAGAGATAAAACAAAATGAAGCTGATAAAATAGTCCTTGCACGGGAAATGCGGCTTAAATTCACGGATGATGCAACAGTTTCCACCATATTAAATAAGCTTATATCCACACAGGCTAACAGTTATGTTTTTGCATTCGAAAGGGATGGTGATTGTTTTGTTGGCGCTTCGCCGGAACGATTGGTAAAACTGAAAAATAAACAGCTGCTCTCCACTTGTCTTGCTGGGACGGCACCAAGAGGGGTATCGATAGAGGAAGATAAACAAATTGCAGATACACTGCTTCATGATGAAAAAAACCGCAGTGAACATGAGTTTGTAGTCAAAATGATTAAGTCTGCAATGGAACGATATTGCAAAGATATTGAAATACCTGGTGAACCGATTATTTATCCGTTAAAAAATTTACAGCATTTGTATACGCCGGTTACGGCCACTTTAAAATCAGGATACAGCATTTTTGATATTATCGAACAACTTCACCCAACCCCGGCACTGGGTGGTGTACCGCGTGAAAAATCACTTGCCTTTATTCGTGAACATGAACGATTGGACCGCGGCTGGTATGGTGCACCGATTGGCTGGCTGGACAGCAATCAACATGGTGAGTTTGCTGTTGCCATTCGCTCGGGTCTTATCCAGGGTGACGAAGCTTCATTATTTGCAGGATGTGGAGTTGTGAGAGATTCAGATCCGGAAGCTGAGTACGAAGAAACGAATATTAAATTTTTACCGATGCTGTCCGTGCTGGGAGGCTACCAATGA